The sequence below is a genomic window from Tachysurus vachellii isolate PV-2020 chromosome 2, HZAU_Pvac_v1, whole genome shotgun sequence.
CGGCCCTGCTTGATGCTGTTCCCAAACTATTCTGTGATGCTTCTcatcaggatgctctcagtGATGCAGGTGTAGAAGGTTCTTAGCACTTTGGAGACCAGTTTAAAGTCTTTTAAGCATCTGGAATGGTAAAGATGCTGCCAGGCCTCCTTCTGCACCACAGTGTTAATGTCTCAGGACCATGTCAGATCCTGTGTGATCAGAGAGGTTCATATAAACTTATTATCATATTAATGTAACTAAAATAAGTCAGTAGGTTTTCTTTTAGCACATAAAGTACAgttaaatgtaaatactttaataattaaattcaaGTAGAAATCTTAAATGAAGATTATGTTGAGTACGATGAGCACAGAAACTACAGATTACTACAGGAATATCTACTGATCGTATCAGGGTTTTAGTCAGTGTTTTAATCTGTGAGATGctagtctgtgtttgtgtgtgttactacagcttatctgttactaaaaatatttttagcacCCTGCTGTGGTCAGTTTTTCAAGAACCACTCACAGTTCTacttacaaataaaaagatCTGTATCACTTAACCCCTTAACACAAAATTTGTATCCAATTCAGTAAGCTATGCTTCAAATCTATGATCATAACTATTAGACTGGTAAACACATGAGAGATTTTAGTGTAATTAGTCAAATCTCCAGTTTTGGGATGTGTACAATTACttcagtaataattaatttaaggTGAAAGTCAATATAGTGAGCAAGACAATTTCAGATAAGAGAGTAAATAAGGTGTCTAGTAAAAAAATCACTAATTACTTTCATATTTCTTTTCCATAAGCTAAGCCCAGAATAATATTGTtctgtaattttatatattaactaTAATAACCATGACAGAAACCCAGTGGGTCAATGGTGGACTTTAAGGCTGGTGGAGTCTCCTGGGTTTGAAAAATTGTTGTGCCTGTAAACCTTATAGAAAATGCCTTGTAATTACAACATCAGGaaagtgtaatgagtctgtctgtgtttctgtcctgtttctgtctgctgtctttccctgtggctaattgtttgctccgcccactctttggtttccatggacattaattgtactcattcatctcctcaggtgtgttgtctttgtctttgattgtctctgctttgtcattggttcctgtcagctatatatactctgtttgttcacttccctggtgttggtcgtttttgcatgttggatgttggtgtgcctgttcctgtttcctgtttagccctgtttgttgccttgttctgtctgcctgtctgtttagctgcatttgtgttttggatgattaaaaacactaaaatctgcatttggatcctcactcgcctgtGTCCTGCACCgggacagaacgaccaaccacaacATGGATCCAgcaaaaattttgttttgtgtttgtcaagACAATTCCCCAATCGAGGAGTTTTTGGACCTATGTAATCGGGTGGACTTCGGCGAGAAGGAGCTGAAGGACATCTTTCGGCATGGTttggaggacgggctgcgctacctagtgccattgggccgagaggtggggcctttcacggacctggccaacgtagcgttgctcctgggcgggtcctccctaaccgtgcacaggacagagtcggacaccggccctaaatattttttgggggggggcagtaggcatcggggtctgtgggctgcggagccaggccagccacggacgcccgaggcccctacggtacctcggcccgacccaggcctgtgtacgccggtgaccgaacccgtccacatgggtgccagaccggagagttcgggcgaggcccgggggaaccggctgatcgccaagctggcggacaccccgatggtgccggttcgggcggccggcatccctacggcaccggctggagcacctaaggcacctgaagcatccGAACCCGCCGATGCACCTGAACCTACCGACGCACATGAACCTGCCGacgcgcccgaacccgccgacgcgcccgaacccgccgacgcgcccgaacccgccgaagagCCCGGACCCGCCGAAGAGCCCGGACCcgccgaacccgctgagacaccggatccgaccgAACCGACCGGGAcgatgggaccgaccgggtcaaccgagtcAGCCGGACCGACTGGGTTGACGGAACCGACTGGGttgacggaaccgaccgggtcgatgggaccgaccgggtcaaccgagccagccggaccgaccaggtcaacggaaccgaccgggtcaaccaaGCCAGCCGGACcaaccgggtcaacggaaccagccgaaccgaccaggtcaacggaaccgaccgggtcaaccaagccagccggaccgaccgggtcaacggaaccgaccgggtcaacagaaccagccgggcctaccaggtcgacagaaccagccgaaccgaccgggtcgatggaaccagcgagtatggttgcgcccaagccccgtagactctctgtcctgcctgaagggcttgataccgaatggctctgcctatctgctctATCAGTCCCcagttttgtctccctgtctctgtcaatctctccctctcctgtccatccttataggttcaaagcgcctccagcaccaccctggcctccggtcctgctctggtcgctggctctgcctgcggcaccaccctggcctccagtcctgctctggtcgctggctctgcctgcggcaccaccctggtctccagtcctgctctggtcgctggctctgcctgcagcaccaccctggtctgcagtcctgctctggtcgctggctctgcctgcggcgccaccctggcctccggtcctgctctggtcactGGCtttgcctgcggcaccaccctggcctccagtcccgctctggtcgctggctctgccggctccgccctggcctcctgctctgccggcacCGCcttggcctcctgctctgccggctccgccctggcctccagcttcgccggctctgccctgccctctgccgccacatagacctggcccgccttcccgccccctgttccgcctccgctccaccaccctccggttctgcgttggagtgtctggaatccactcctaggggggggctctgtaatgagtctgtctgtgtttctgtcctgtttctgtctgctgtctttccctgtggctaattgtttgctccacccactctttggtttccatggacattaattgtactcattcatctcctcaggtgtgttgtctttgtctttgattgtctctgctttgtcattggttcctgtcagctatatatactctgtttgttcacttccctggtgttggtcgtttttgcatgttggatgttggtgtgcctgttcctgtttcctgtttagccctgtttgttgccttgttctgtctgcctgtctgtttagctgcatttgtgttttggatgatttaaaaactctaaaatctgcatttggatcctcactcgcctgtGTCCTGCATCGTAACAGAAAGCAAGGCTGCtatattacaatacaataacAACTTAACAAAGTTATTAGTCACTGAGCTGAgatatatacatttacaaaacAACGCACGGCTTTAACGAGAATAATCAGCGCCCTATAGAGGAGCAACTTCGCACCTGCAATTATTGAAGGTAGAACAACTATTTCTTGTTGGCGGAGGTAATCCTGCTCACATACCGCGATCAGCAATGACataaccactgacaggtgaagtgaataccAATGATTATCTCATTATagtgtgttctgtaaagttcAACTTTCAGTTCTTAAACTTAATATTTTGGAACCAGGAAAAAAGAGCAAGCATAAATGTATGAGTGATTTTCACAAGAGCCTAATTGTGATAGCTAATTTCACCAGATCTCAATCAAATCAAGCATTGGGATGTTCTGAACAAATAAGTCTGATCGAAGACAAAaacgtctgttttttttttggatacttTGAATATTGATCACGGATGtcataaagaaaaatcagcaaAAAATTGACaatgatataaagattaataatcgCCCTATACATGAGTAATGTCGCATCTGCAATCATTTAAGGCTGAACAACAATTCCAGATGTATACTGTAAGAGTATAAACACATAGATGAGCACTAGGCAAGTAAAGTAGGGCTGGTAAAGAAGTCAAGAAAAAATAACTCGgagttctataaaaaaaaaatatatatatatatatatatatagactctATGTTTCAGTATCTTTAGTTGGTACCATCATGAACTAAAAATCCATTTAGACCCAAGTTTCTTTGTAGAAAGGAAGTACCTGTGGGTATGCTACTGTTGATTAATTTCACACTTCTCAGATATTTAAGCTACCTTTTCAACTAGAACGACTTGTTTCCTGTTGGACAGgtttatgtactgtacacacaagtgacacattcagacacagaaGTATTTCCTTATCGTTTCCATATCATAAACTTTTACCGAAAGCAAAGCTCATCTAAAGGTGGAGACATTCTGCCATGTTAAGTTTAAGTTACACCTCCTGTCCTGCCTGTTGCATTAGTAGACCTCTAGCTCAAAACAGAAACCTGAAACTCTTTCATCCATTTGAAATCTTTTTCAGAAGAAAGATGTACACCGATGTCAGTGTTGCTGTCCTGTTCCTTTGTTTCTTTACATTATCATGTAAGTCTTTGCTTTTCAAGTAGTGTTTTTTTgccatttgaattgaatttcaatTGAATttcaattgtattttatttatgaattaaaatgtcTGTACAATTTTTATCTGCAGACTGCAGCACATGTGACATTAATAAATTAGAAGGTGAGACCATCAGCTTTAAACTGACTGACAGTTCACTTATGGATGATGATAGATTCACTATTAAAAAAGACAATCAAGTGTTAGTCCGTAAAAGGAATAGGAAACAAGAAGGAGCAGGGATCGTGGAAAATAACTTCTTAAAGTTCCCAGATGTGAAATTGAGTGATGCTGGATCATACACTGTTCAGGTTTTTGATGAACAAGGCAAGGACTTAAACTCATACACAAAAACCGTCTGTGTTTATGGTAATATATTTGGAATTAAATATGCTATTTTTTACTCATATCTACATGTAAcagtatttaatttaaacacgATTCTCAATAGTTCCTattaaaaatacttaaatatgATTTCAAATACAGAATACAGCCTCTAATATACATGAtgctgtctgtctttatttacCAGCAAAAGTCCCAAAGCCAAGAGTGAATGTTACATGTAAGGATGGGAAGATTGACTTCATATGTGATGTTGAAGACAGTAAAGATCTATCTTTCACCTGGGAAATAAATGGAGAAGATTTCAAGACAAACGCAAAAGTTTTAACAAATGTTGAGGCAGACACTGTTCCAAAGTATACATGTACTGCCCAGAATCCAGTTCATAAAAATACAAGTGATTCAGTAGAAGCATCATGTAAGTATTTGTCATGAACTTTTATTTCAAGCACGTTCTATAAGGAACTTAAATATTTATCTCTTGGCATGATCTGTGAATATGATCAGAACCTCGCTGATGAAAGATaatggttgattttttttaccaggTTTGTTTGGCTTTGACCGTGGGGTTATGTACTGCATAGCTGTTGGAGGATCTTTTGTACTGTTTGTGATGGTGACTGTTGTCTGCTATTCCTGTAAACTCAGAGCGAGACAAATGCGAGGTACGTTCACTTTTTCTTAAATGATTAGTAGGCATTAAGTGAACAGTCAGGTTTTAAAGTTGTAAAGATCAGAGCAACTTTGACAAAGGTCAAATTGTGATGAATTAATAACTGGGTCAGAGTGTCTCTAACACGGATGGTCATGTGGAGAGTTcctggtatgcagtggttaCTGCTAGCACATGAAAACTTGAAAacttaaaaagtaataataattgttgtCTCTGAACTTTTCTTAGAATATTATCTTCAAACAGAGTTCTTTAGACTGATTTTATTCTTAGTCTTTGACCTAGTAAACCAGtaacaatgtatttattgataaagTCTTCAGTAAATTGCTCTAAAATGTAGTAAAATGTAGTAGCTGACAATCGTTGTCTAAAGAATTACAACCAGTAAACTAGTGACAGTGTCCAGAGTGCCCAAAGCTCATAGATGCCTGTAGAGAGTGAAGGCTAGCCTGTCTGGTCagatcccacagaagagctactgttgcacaaatgattaaaataaattgctatAATTGTATTACCATATTATTTAACAAAGgataaatatttgtaatgatAAATCCTGTGTCTTTTTCCCAGATAAACAAAAGTTTGAACTGTACATCAACACCTCTCAGTCTTGTAGTGATCAAAATGCGGACCAAACAGCACAAGGTCAATCTGCAACTGTGGAAATCTATGATAATATTTCTGCCAGAGAAGTAGCTCAAGTCTAATATAAGACAAAATCTAAACCCAGAAACCAGAAGATGGATTAGTAAATAAAAGTCAGGTGTGATATCCAGTTCTTATTGTATAGACGTGTGTATGGAGTTACTccttgaattttatttattgtttacatgACTAGTAATTGAactgtacttaaaaaaaatatttacttgtCATCTgtagttaaataaaaactgtttgAAGACTTTGCCACTTTTATGGTTGTATTATTTGTGTAGATCGCACCAAACCACATTtcagttaatatttatttcaaaacctcataaacagaaatgaatgaaatgcaaATTAAAGTCACAATTGCACCGTAACACGATGGGACACAGTCACCACAGCACAGTATGACTCACAATATACaaatcttaaaaagaaaaaaaacaaacaaacaacgaAAAACTTTGTTAAAAGTTTGAGGAAAACAGGGCTCAAAGGAGCGGCCACGTCGTCCTTAGGCCAGCCCCAATAAATGCACGATCCTCCACCCCAAAGTAAACAAttgtaaaagtaaacaaagtaaaccatttttttttttttttgctttataaatgacttcaaactttattgttctgttttgtgtaaTTGTAGATATGATGTATAAGGTAGCAcccttctccttttccttttgtttgttataattttgttcTTGTCCTCTGgcattgttatttcttttattttagttgctgtgtatttgtacttTAAAGAATATATCTCGTTGTATTGTTGGTTTAtggcattattaaaaaaataataataataaaaaaaaagtaaaccagAAGATGTCAGTTAAAACAATCACAGAAACCAGACGGCAACAGCAGAAGTCCTGTTAAATAGTTATAATCCGATATTGTTCGCTCGGCACGCAGCGGAGAAAGAACCGAGCTGCAATAATAATCGCCCAGGATGAAAGGGAGAATCCAAATTCGGATAGATGAGTTTTACAATCAGTTCACCGCTCTGGATACGCAGCCTTCAAATAACCCCCTGTTAAACTGAAGTATAGGGACTGCACATTACTCGAATACTTTGAATATCGATCACGGATGtcataaagaaaaatcagcaaAAAACCTACaatgatataaagattaatCATCGCCCTATACATGAGTAATGTCGCATCTGCAATCATTTAAGGCTGAACAACAATTCCAGACGTACAGTATAAGAGTATAAACACATAGATGAGCACTAGGCAAGTAAAGTAGGGCTGGTaaagaaatcaagaaaaaatAACTCTGAGTTCTACCTTTAGTAAGCTACCTTTTCAACTCAAATGACTTGTTTCTTGTTGGAAAGAGTTgacgtactgtacacacaagtgGCACATTCAGACACAGAAGTATTTCCTTATCGTTTCCATATCATAAACTTTTACCGAAAGCAAAGCTCATCTAAAGGTGGAGACATTCTGCCATGTTAAGTTTAAGTTACACCTCCTGTCCTGCCTGTTGCATTAGTAGACCTCTAGCTCAAAACAGAAACCTGAAACTCTTTCATCCATTTGAAATCTTTTTCAGAAGAAAGATGTACACCGATGTCAGTGTTGCTGTCCTGTTCCTTTGTTTCTTTACATTATCATGTAAGTCTTTGCTTTTCAAGTAGTGTTTTTTTgccatttgaattgaatttgaattgaatttcaatTGTATTTTGTTCATGGATTAAAATGTCTGTACAATTTTTATCTGCAGACTGTAGCACATGTGACATTAATAAATTAGAAGGTGAGACCATGAGCTTTAAACTGACTGACAGTTCACTTAAGGATAATGATCGATTCACTATTAAAAAAGACAATCAAGTGTTAGTGCCCAAAAGAAATAGGAAACAAGAAGGACCAGGGATCGTGGAAAATAACTTCTTAAAGTTACCAGATGTGAAATTGAGTGATGCTGGATCATACACTGTTGAGGTTTTTGATGGACGAGGCCAGAACTTAAACTCATACACAAAAACCGTCTGTGTTTATGGTAAGATATTTGgaataaaaatgcttttttttcatgcttttttcatatttacatgTAAAAGTATTTAATTCTCAATAGTTCCTattaaaaatacttaaatatgATTTCAAATACAGAATACAGCCTCTAATATACTCATGAtgctgtctgtctttatttacCAGCAAAAGTCTCAAAGCCAAGAGTGAATGTTACATGTCAGGATGGGAAGATTGACTTCATATGTGATGTTGAAGACAGTAAAGATCTATCTTTCACCTGGGAAAAAAATGGGGAAGATTTCAAGATGAATGcaaaagttttaataaatgttgaGGCGGACACTGTTACAAAGTATACATGTACTGCCCAGAATCCAGTTCATAATAATACAAGTGATTCAGTAGAAGCATCATGTAAGTATTTGTCATGAACTTTTATTTCAAGCACGTTCTATAAGAAACTTGGCATGATCTGTGAATATGATAAGAACCTCATTGACGAAAGATTATGGTTGATTTCTTTAACAGGTTTAAAGACCAAGGCGAAAAATTCAAGTGATACATTGTTTGGCTTTGACCGTTGGGTTATGGACAACATCTTAGCTGCTGGAGGATCTTTTGCACTGTTTGTGATTGTGATGGTGACTGTTGCCTGCTGTTTCTGTAAATGCAGAGCGAGACAAATGCGAGGTATGTTCACTTTGTCCTAAATGATTAGTAGGCATTCTTTAGTCTGATTTTATTCTTAGTCTTTGACCTACTGTAGTAAACCAGTAacgatgtatttattgataaagTCTTCAATAAATTGCTCTAAAATGTAGTAAAATCTAGTAGCTGACAATCGTTGTCTAAAGAATTACAACCAGTAAACTAGTGACAGTGTCAAGAGTGCCCAAAGCTCATAGATGCCTGTAGAGAGTGAAGGCTAGCCTGTCTGGTccgatcccacagaagagctactattgcacaaatgattaaatgattacCATATTATTTAACAAAGGATAAGTATTTGTAATGATAAATCCTGTCTTTTTCCCCAGATAAacaaaatgtactgtacatcaaCACCTCTCAGTCTTGTAGTGATCAACATTTGAACCAAACAACACAAGGTCAGTCTGCAACAGTGGAAATTTATGATAATATTTCTGCCAGAGAAGTAGCTCAAGTCTAATATAAGACAAAATCTAAACCCAGAAACCAGAAGACGGATTAGTAAATAAAAGTCAGGTGTGATATCCAGTTCTTATTGTATAGACGTGTGTATGGAGTTactctttaaattttatttattgttcacaTGACTAGTAATTGAACTGTacttaaaaaatactttactTGTCATCTgtagttaaataaaaactgtttgAAGACTTTGCCACTTTTATGGCTGTATTATTTGTGTAGATCGCACCAAACCACATTTCAGTTAAAAGACACGGGCTTCATTACTTTAACATATTTTAGGCTATAGAGTCAACAAcaaaagtaaatataataaatctgtgaaatttatgtgcaaaataatttatctgtgttttattttacactaatTAATTATTAGCCAGTTTTTAAAATGCATGCCTGTGGAAATCttataatgtttttcttttataaaaatgGGCACAATAACCCTCCTACATAACTTTTTAAGCAAACTTTCTGGTTTCATGTCCTGTTATGAAGTGGGGGGAAAGTCAGCAGTAGCTGAAGTGGTGGTTGCAATGGTTTTGCgaggaaatgagagagagagaggtaaaagTGATGAGAAGGGGGAAAAGATAAATAGGATGACCAAAGAAAGAGACTTTGTAAGAGAGACGgaaagagatggagagtaaAGATAAGAGGGAAGAGATAAAGTGAAtgggagagagatgaagagagttaacgagagagagacagtgcaagagagagggagagagataaaaagagtgagcataagagagagaaatgaagagagtgaacaagagagagagggaaaaggtGAATAGagtgaacaaaaaaagaaagactgcacaagagagtgggaaagagatGAGgatgaaagagacagagagagagggggggagagagagagagagagatggatgaatagggtgaacaaaagagagagagactgcaagagaaagagaaagagatgaagagaattaataagagagagattttttttagaaccattttcttttacacaagTTGTCGTCATTGTATTCTTTCCACATCTTTATACAAATATATCTGCAAATATTATTTCTccattaaaaatttaaattaattaaccggccttttttcaattttgtttgTTCCATATGAAAAACCAAAAATACAAATCTGCTCACTGAAATGTTCATCAAAAGATGATAACAGGCTATACAGCATATCAAACAACCTTGTCAATCGACCACAGTTCAGAAAACAATGAAACATTCTCTCAAAAATTCTCTCAATGtaaggtttatatatgtaataagTAATAAGGATTAACACAAAAGCGTTCACTGCAAGAACACCATGCAGAAATCTCTAATGTTAATCACCAGCATTCTTGGCCAACATCACTATTTCCACCTATTGCCACCATGATGTCATCAGCATAAGCTGAGAGGTGTAAGTGTAAAATATCTACAGCTAGCTTCACACCTGTTAACTGTTTTCTTAGTTTACATAGCATGGGTTCAAATGTCAAAGAGTGCAGCATTCCAGACATTGCACAGACTTTGCCTTACAGTATTTCACATTTTACAGAAAAGGGGGCACTTAAGCCACAGTTATCTCAATAAAGCACCTTGATCATGGCAATAAAACTTAGAGAGAACCCTAAAGCCTGAAGAACATTCCACAGGTGCTGGTGCACCACCTGATCAAATGCCTTTTCTTGGTCTAGAGAAATCAGACCATACTTTATGGCTAATGAACTAGAGATGTCCAAATAGTCTCAAATCAATCAAATATCATGCATAAATAATCTGATAGGAATACAGTATGATTGATAATTATGCACCACTTGGTCAATTACTTTTCTTAGTCTATTTGCCTTTGACAAGAGTTTATAATCAGTACACAGCAGAGTTACTGGCAGGGCCGGCcttggccaatttgctgccctaggcaagatttcacctggtgcccctggaatcacagacaattgtgttctgatcattttgttcataaacttacacagaaacaaactgcacagctttgtcctgtttttctttattttgaaacacacacaaactatataaaaaaactatatcatggagaccttgctttccttgcctttcttacagcaataaaatatgtataataaatatataaataaaatatttctcaggtaataaaatacatatacatatatattaataaaaataataatttgggtgcacgggcgcccctagtggtgggcggcgcccttagcatttgcctattctgcctatgtgcagggccggccctgcttACTGGTCTCCAGTTCCTTTGCACAGATCCCCCTTTTTCGGTAGAAGAGTCAACACCGGCCTCCTGCAGCTTACAGGCAATGTCCCCCTGGTCATCACAGTTAGAAGATCCTCTCCTATAATGGACCAGAATGCCTTATGCCGCTAATGCCGCTAATGCCAGAATGCCGCTAGAAGACCATCAATGCCTGGAGACTTTCCATTCGTCATTTCTTGCAATGCTGCCTCCAGCTCTTGTGAAGTCAGTTGGTGTTTTATCTCCTCAGTTGTTTCCTGTGAAACTTGTGTTAGTTCACTGAGAATTGTTGTTCGACTGACAGGTCTCTGTTGTATTCAGACACATAGAGTTCTGAAAAGAAGTCCACTGCTCTTTACTTTATCTGCAGCAGATCAGTCAGTTCCTGTCCATCAGTGCTGTGAAGACAATGGATGAACCTGCTCTGACTGTTCATCTTTTCCAAGCTGAAGGAGAACTTGGAGGATGTGTCCATTTCTGTTGTGCATTGAAACTTTCACCTAATCAAAGCCTCCTGTGCTTTACTACCCAGCAGATCAACTAATAAAccctttttgtttttgagtGCCTGAATGTGGCCACAATCTCCTGTGGATTCACACAAAGCCTGGAGCTTCACGATGCCTATCTCTAGCACCTTGATTGATCAATTGAGGTCTTTGGTCACATTAAAGGTGTACTGATTACAGAATTGCTGGATTTAAATTTCCTTACATCCAGCACTGTTTCATCAAGATAAAATGTTCTTTCTCCAATGGCCATGTTTTGCAAAAAACATTCAGCATGGTTGTATTTTAATGCCAATATGCACTATATATCAACTtttatgtttattctgtttataaaaacatgccagtaaacAAGGAATAATCAGAAAAACCCACTGGGGACATGCTACATGCTTTAAAAGTCTGAAGGTGTTGCTGAAAACAGTAAAAGCTATATGGCCTAGCTAATGAAATGCTAATCTTTGCTATGTTCCCATGAGGATTGTTTTGCGTTATTGTGTTTAGATCGCCAGACATCCGCTAATTCATACAGTAAGTCTCAATAATACGTTTTATTAGTTTTCTTGAACGGATATGAAGCTCGAGATGATGTCTTCTACAGTACAATTAAAGTCTCGACCCATTATTAAAAAATCAGATTAAGCACATCCTAAGAACTCATTAGctaatttttctaaaaaaaaaaaaaaaaaatacacatttctcTTGGTAGAACTGGTGAATAAACATTGAGCAGAACTACATttgttttttcatattttgcACTAAAAATATTTGAGAACAGAATTGCTACTCCTGCATGTCTTTGTTCAAGTGTGTTTCCTGAAAGCAAAAAATCAATGCCAATACCCTTAGTTTCTATGgtttcgtaaaaaaaaaaaaatactccctTTTTCATATCACTTACACCAAGATTTAAAGGTGCCATTCCAAAGATGCTCTTAAAAATATTAGTAGAAATAAGGattaaaaagaatataaacacTGGTATATCACACTTAGTATGCTTATTATTTCGCAATGTCATTGCTATCATGTGACATCGGTTTTTGCACTGGTCGATAGACCATAAAGTCCAT
It includes:
- the LOC132862687 gene encoding SLAM family member 5-like isoform X1; this translates as MLSLSYTSCPACCISRPLAQNRNLKLFHPFEIFFRRKMYTDVSVAVLFLCFFTLSYCSTCDINKLEGETMSFKLTDSSLKDNDRFTIKKDNQVLVPKRNRKQEGPGIVENNFLKLPDVKLSDAGSYTVEVFDGRGQNLNSYTKTVCVYAKVSKPRVNVTCQDGKIDFICDVEDSKDLSFTWEKNGEDFKMNAKVLINVEADTVTKYTCTAQNPVHNNTSDSVEASCLKTKAKNSSDTLFGFDRWVMDNILAAGGSFALFVIVMVTVACCFCKCRARQMRDKQNVLYINTSQSCSDQHLNQTTQGQSATVEIYDNISAREVAQV
- the LOC132862713 gene encoding uncharacterized protein LOC132862713 isoform X2 is translated as MDEAGTYPRLDSSSSHARKHIHTSGRKMYTDVSVAVLFLCFFTLSYCSTCDINKLEGETISFKLTDSSLMDDDRFTIKKDNQVLVRKRNRKQEGAGIVENNFLKFPDVKLSDAGSYTVQVFDEQGKDLNSYTKTVCVYAKVPKPRVNVTCKDGKIDFICDVEDSKDLSFTWEINGEDFKTNAKVLTNVEADTVPKYTCTAQNPVHKNTSDSVEASCLFGFDRGVMYCIAVGGSFVLFVMVTVVCYSCKLRARQMRDKQKFELYINTSQSCSDQNADQTAQGQSATVEIYDNISAREVAQV
- the LOC132862687 gene encoding SLAM family member 5-like isoform X2, with the protein product MNTSITVTSLCFLTLFSLMDCSTCDINKLEGETMSFKLTDSSLKDNDRFTIKKDNQVLVPKRNRKQEGPGIVENNFLKLPDVKLSDAGSYTVEVFDGRGQNLNSYTKTVCVYAKVSKPRVNVTCQDGKIDFICDVEDSKDLSFTWEKNGEDFKMNAKVLINVEADTVTKYTCTAQNPVHNNTSDSVEASCLKTKAKNSSDTLFGFDRWVMDNILAAGGSFALFVIVMVTVACCFCKCRARQMRDKQNVLYINTSQSCSDQHLNQTTQGQSATVEIYDNISAREVAQV
- the LOC132862713 gene encoding uncharacterized protein LOC132862713 isoform X1; the encoded protein is MLSLSYTSCPACCISRPLAQNRNLKLFHPFEIFFRRKMYTDVSVAVLFLCFFTLSYCSTCDINKLEGETISFKLTDSSLMDDDRFTIKKDNQVLVRKRNRKQEGAGIVENNFLKFPDVKLSDAGSYTVQVFDEQGKDLNSYTKTVCVYAKVPKPRVNVTCKDGKIDFICDVEDSKDLSFTWEINGEDFKTNAKVLTNVEADTVPKYTCTAQNPVHKNTSDSVEASCLFGFDRGVMYCIAVGGSFVLFVMVTVVCYSCKLRARQMRDKQKFELYINTSQSCSDQNADQTAQGQSATVEIYDNISAREVAQV